One Heteronotia binoei isolate CCM8104 ecotype False Entrance Well chromosome 10, APGP_CSIRO_Hbin_v1, whole genome shotgun sequence genomic region harbors:
- the GPD1L gene encoding glycerol-3-phosphate dehydrogenase 1-like protein, with protein sequence MALASSPLKVCIVGSGNWGSAVAKIIGNNVKAVKKFASTVKMWVFEENVNGRKLTDIINNDHENVKYLPGYKLPENVVAIPNLKEAIKDADMLVFVIPHQFIHKICDEMTGHVAKKAIGITLIKGIDEGPEGLRLISDIIREKMGIDISVLMGANIANEVAAEKFCETTIGCKILDNGILFKELLQTPNFRITVVDDADTVEICGALKNIVAVGAGFCDGLRCGDNTKAAVIRLGLMEMIAFAKIFCKGQVSTATFLESCGVADLITTCYGGRNRRVAEAFVKTGKSIEELEQEMLNGQKLQGPQTSAEVYRILKQKGLVEKFPLFAAVYQICYEGRPVQEMISCLQSHPEHI encoded by the exons GGGATCTGCTGTAGCCAAAATAATAGGCAATAATGTAAAAGCAGTAAAGAAGTTCGCTTCCACCGTAAAAATGTGGGTGTTTGAAGAAAATGTTAATGGAAGAAAACTGACAGATATCATAAATAATGACCATGAGAATGTGAAATATCTTCCTGGATACAAGCTACCAGAAAATGTG GTTGCCATCCCAAACTTGAAAGAAGCTATTAAAGATGCTGATATGTTGGTTTTTGTCATTCCTCACCAGTTCATTCATAAAATCTGTGATGAGATGACAGGGCATGTAGCCAAGAAAGCTATCGGCATAACTCTCATTAAG GGAATAGACGAAGGCCCAGAAGGACTCAGACTCATTTCTGACATCATCCGTGAGAAAATGGGAATAGACATCAGTGTGCTGATGGGGGCAAACATAGCCAATGAGGTCGCAGCAGAGAAGTTCTGTGAAACCACAATAG GCTGTAAAATTTTGGATAATGGTATCCTCTTCAAAGAACTCCTTCAGACTCCAAACTTCCGAATTACTGTGGTGGATGATGCAGATACAGTTGAGATTTGTGGTGCACTTAAG AACATTGTGGCAGTGGGAGCTGGCTTTTGTGATGGTCTTCGCTGTGGTGATAATACCAAAGCTGCTGTCATTAGACTCGGACTAATGGAAATGATCGCCTTTGCAAAAATCTTCTGCAAGGGGCAGGTGTCCACTGCCACCTTCCTAGAGAGCTGTGGGGTTGCCGATCTTATCACCACGTGTTATGGTGGACGCAACCGAAGAGTGGCCGAAGCGTTTGTGAAAACAGGAAAG tcaATTGAAGAATTAGAGCAAGAAATGCTGAATGGGCAAAAGCTCCAAGGACCACAGACTTCTGCGGAGGTGTATCGCATCCTTAAACAGAAAGGATTAGTGGAGAA GTTTCCACTTTTTGCTGCTGTCTATCAAATCTGCTATGAAGGAAGACCTGTCCAAGAGATGATCTCCTGTCTTCAAAGTCATCCAGAGCATATATAA